One window of the Prochlorococcus marinus XMU1411 genome contains the following:
- the glnA gene encoding type I glutamate--ammonia ligase produces MSKSPQDVLSQIKDEGIELIDLKFTDIHGKWQHLTLTSDMIEEDSFTEGLAFDGSSIRGWKAINASDMSMVPDASTAWIDPFYKHKTLSMICSIQEPRSGEPYDRCPRSLAQKALKYLESTGIADTAFFGPEPEFFLFDDVRYDSKEGSCFYSVDTIEAPWNTGRNEEGGNLGYKIQYKEGYFPVSPNDTAQDIRSEMLLLMGELGIPTEKHHHEVAGAGQHELGMKFDSLINSADNVMTYKYVVRNVAKKYGKTATFMPKPVFNDNGTGMHVHQSLWKSGQPLFFGEGAYANLSQTARWYIGGILKHAPSFLAFTNPTTNSYKRLVPGFEAPVNLVYSEGNRSAAVRIPLTGPSPKAKRLEFRSGDALANPYLAFSVMMLAGIDGIKNQIDPGDGVDVDLFELPADELAKIDTVPSSLNDSLNALKADKDYLLAGGVFTEDFIDNFIDIKYEEVQQLRQRPHPHEFFMYYDA; encoded by the coding sequence ATGTCTAAGTCTCCACAAGATGTTTTAAGTCAAATTAAAGACGAAGGAATTGAACTCATCGATTTGAAATTCACAGATATTCATGGTAAATGGCAGCATCTAACTCTTACATCAGACATGATAGAAGAGGATTCATTCACAGAAGGTTTAGCATTTGATGGTTCATCAATAAGAGGTTGGAAAGCTATTAATGCTTCCGATATGTCAATGGTTCCTGATGCAAGTACAGCATGGATAGATCCTTTTTATAAACATAAAACTCTAAGTATGATTTGCTCTATCCAAGAGCCTAGAAGTGGTGAGCCTTATGATAGATGCCCAAGATCTTTAGCTCAAAAGGCTTTAAAGTACCTAGAATCTACTGGGATTGCTGATACAGCATTTTTTGGACCAGAACCAGAATTCTTCTTATTTGATGACGTGAGATACGACTCAAAAGAAGGTTCCTGTTTTTACAGTGTAGATACAATTGAAGCTCCATGGAACACAGGAAGAAATGAAGAAGGTGGAAATTTAGGATACAAGATCCAATACAAAGAAGGTTATTTCCCAGTTTCTCCAAATGATACTGCCCAAGATATCAGATCTGAAATGCTACTTTTAATGGGTGAATTAGGCATACCCACAGAAAAGCATCACCATGAAGTTGCTGGTGCGGGTCAACATGAACTTGGAATGAAATTCGATTCGTTAATAAATTCTGCTGATAACGTAATGACTTATAAATACGTTGTCAGGAATGTTGCTAAAAAATATGGAAAAACTGCAACGTTTATGCCCAAGCCTGTATTTAACGATAATGGAACAGGAATGCATGTTCACCAAAGTTTATGGAAGAGTGGGCAGCCACTATTTTTTGGTGAAGGAGCATATGCAAATTTATCTCAAACAGCAAGATGGTACATCGGAGGCATACTTAAACATGCACCATCATTCTTAGCATTTACAAACCCAACTACAAATAGTTATAAACGATTGGTTCCAGGATTCGAAGCACCTGTAAATCTAGTTTATTCGGAGGGTAATAGATCAGCGGCTGTAAGAATACCTTTAACAGGTCCAAGCCCTAAAGCTAAAAGATTAGAATTCAGATCAGGTGACGCACTCGCAAATCCTTACTTAGCATTTTCTGTAATGATGCTAGCTGGTATTGATGGAATTAAAAATCAAATTGATCCTGGTGATGGAGTAGATGTAGATTTATTTGAACTTCCAGCTGATGAACTTGCAAAAATTGATACAGTACCTTCATCTCTAAATGATTCGCTTAATGCGCTAAAAGCAGATAAGGATTATCTATTAGCTGGTGGAGTATTTACTGAAGATTTTATTGATAACTTTATCGATATAAAATACGAAGAGGTACAACAACTAAGACAAAGGCCTCATCCACATGAATTCTTCATGTATTACGATGCATAA
- a CDS encoding pyridoxal-phosphate-dependent aminotransferase family protein: MTEAKLISALNEENLSHLSKTYVPSRLLLGPGPSNAHPEVLKALSLNPIGHLDEAYISLMSDVQQLLRYTWQCNNRLTLPMSGTGSAAMEASIANFIEEGEKILIAKKGYFGDRLVDMATRYKAKVDVMEKPWGEAFSYDEIKYEIETKKPAIFAIVHAETSSGVLQPLDGIGDICRENNCLFLVDAVTSLGAIELLIDEWKIDLAYSCSQKGLSCPPGLSPFTMNIRAEEKLSTRKTKVPNWYLDLSLLNKYWGSDRVYHHTAPVNMNFAIREGLRLIANEGLENVWNRHNSNAKKLWNGLESLGMELHVSEDYRLPTLTTVKIPPAVDGEGFRNHLLRKFGIEIGNGLGELSGKVWRVGLMGFNSCDENVDRLLNLFDTELKKFSIFESSTF, translated from the coding sequence TTGACAGAAGCAAAACTAATTTCGGCTTTAAACGAAGAGAATCTATCTCATTTATCAAAGACTTATGTTCCCTCAAGACTTTTATTAGGTCCTGGTCCATCAAATGCACATCCAGAGGTATTAAAAGCTCTATCGCTAAATCCAATTGGTCATTTAGATGAAGCATATATATCATTGATGTCTGATGTACAACAACTCCTCAGATATACTTGGCAGTGTAATAATCGACTTACTCTCCCAATGAGTGGTACAGGTAGTGCTGCGATGGAAGCTTCTATAGCTAATTTTATTGAAGAAGGAGAAAAAATTCTAATTGCTAAAAAAGGATATTTTGGCGACAGACTTGTTGATATGGCGACTAGATACAAAGCTAAAGTTGACGTTATGGAAAAACCTTGGGGTGAGGCTTTCTCTTACGATGAAATTAAATATGAAATAGAGACTAAAAAACCTGCCATATTTGCTATTGTTCACGCAGAAACATCGAGCGGTGTTCTACAACCCCTTGATGGGATTGGTGATATTTGTAGAGAAAATAACTGCTTGTTTTTAGTTGATGCAGTTACATCTCTTGGCGCTATAGAATTATTGATTGATGAATGGAAAATTGATCTAGCATATAGTTGTAGTCAAAAGGGTTTAAGTTGTCCACCAGGATTAAGCCCCTTTACTATGAACATAAGAGCTGAAGAAAAACTAAGTACAAGAAAAACAAAAGTTCCCAACTGGTATTTAGATTTATCTCTTTTAAATAAATATTGGGGTTCTGATCGTGTTTACCATCATACAGCCCCAGTAAATATGAATTTTGCTATTCGTGAAGGTTTACGATTAATTGCGAATGAGGGTTTAGAGAATGTTTGGAATAGACATAACAGTAATGCAAAGAAATTATGGAATGGTTTAGAAAGTCTTGGAATGGAATTACATGTATCAGAGGATTATAGATTGCCAACTTTAACCACTGTTAAAATACCTCCAGCAGTTGATGGAGAAGGTTTTAGAAATCACCTCTTAAGAAAATTTGGAATAGAAATAGGAAATGGACTTGGAGAATTATCTGGTAAGGTTTGGCGAGTAGGACTAATGGGTTTTAATTCATGTGATGAGAATGTTGATAGATTATTAAACCTTTTTGATACTGAGCTAAAGAAATTTTCTATTTTTGAGTCCTCAACTTTTTAA
- a CDS encoding nucleoside deaminase, with translation MSYIFKNGNSNKDKKEINNSKYTTWMNSILRRSKEIGKVELPICSIILDERERCIGRGVNKRNINKDPLGHAEIMALRQASLIKNDWRFNECTIITNLEPCTMCSSALIQARMGKVIFGAYDNKRGGLGGSIDLSKHVSSHHKMEVIGGILEDECSQILRIWFKKLRTQK, from the coding sequence ATGAGTTATATTTTTAAAAATGGAAATAGTAATAAAGATAAAAAAGAAATAAATAATTCAAAATACACTACGTGGATGAATTCGATATTAAGAAGATCAAAAGAAATTGGAAAAGTTGAGTTACCAATCTGCTCAATAATTTTAGATGAGAGAGAAAGATGTATTGGTAGAGGGGTAAATAAGAGGAATATAAATAAAGATCCATTAGGTCATGCTGAGATAATGGCACTTAGACAGGCATCTCTAATAAAAAATGATTGGAGATTTAATGAATGTACTATTATCACTAATTTAGAACCTTGCACGATGTGTTCCTCAGCTCTGATTCAAGCGAGGATGGGTAAAGTTATTTTTGGAGCTTACGATAACAAAAGAGGTGGATTGGGTGGCTCAATTGACCTATCAAAACATGTAAGTTCGCATCACAAAATGGAAGTAATTGGAGGGATTCTAGAAGATGAATGTAGTCAAATTTTAAGGATATGGTTTAAAAAGTTGAGGACTCAAAAATAG
- a CDS encoding pyridoxal phosphate-dependent decarboxylase family protein — MTEDLINNKDIYFPSHLGTNDKLITLLNRASRTLCDWFSKADKNGPLPFDENFKCIMPEEDGNSTEDLFSEIESLLNNSFNPVHPGSLAHLDPPPLIFSILGDLIAAGLNNNLLAYELSPSVTLLEESLCKWFAMKIGFNDSSGGIAASGGTLSNLSALIAARNTAGLGSNPNSVLLVSEDAHSSFIKCVRIMGLDSKNLVKIKTDNQGRMDINNLRKTLTKCTIENKKIFAIVATLGTTVRGAIDPIKEISEICKEKNIWLHIDGSIGGVFAVSSIPIEGLNNINEANSITINPQKIIGITKTSSLLLVSNMNTLVNTFSTGLPYISSKKNIINRGEIGIQGSRPAEVIKLWLGLRFLGLNGIEDILKSSIQRKDYFIKNISKNKFEIYSGPLHIVSFLPKGLTAKDTDLWTQTKVDELMKNNFMLSRPMFKGKYYLRVVMGNYNTKDSHIEELLKYLNAYQ, encoded by the coding sequence ATGACTGAAGATCTAATTAATAATAAAGATATATACTTCCCTTCCCATTTAGGGACTAATGACAAATTGATAACTCTTCTTAATAGAGCAAGTCGAACACTTTGTGACTGGTTTTCTAAAGCGGATAAAAATGGTCCATTACCTTTTGATGAGAATTTCAAGTGCATTATGCCTGAGGAGGATGGTAACTCTACAGAAGATTTGTTTTCAGAGATTGAATCTCTTTTAAATAATTCATTTAATCCCGTTCATCCTGGCTCACTAGCTCACCTAGATCCCCCACCTTTAATTTTCTCTATTTTAGGAGATTTAATTGCTGCTGGTTTAAATAATAATCTTCTTGCTTACGAGTTATCTCCTAGTGTCACATTGCTAGAGGAATCATTATGTAAATGGTTTGCAATGAAGATAGGGTTTAATGATTCCTCAGGAGGTATAGCCGCTAGTGGAGGTACTTTAAGTAATCTGAGTGCACTCATAGCTGCTAGGAATACTGCCGGATTAGGTTCAAATCCTAACTCTGTATTACTTGTTAGTGAAGATGCTCATTCTTCCTTCATTAAATGTGTAAGAATAATGGGTCTTGATTCTAAAAATCTTGTCAAGATTAAAACTGATAATCAAGGTCGTATGGATATAAACAATCTCAGAAAAACCTTAACTAAATGTACAATAGAAAATAAAAAAATTTTTGCTATTGTTGCCACCCTTGGAACAACTGTAAGAGGAGCCATTGATCCTATTAAAGAAATAAGTGAAATATGTAAAGAAAAAAATATATGGTTACATATCGATGGCTCAATTGGAGGGGTATTTGCTGTAAGTTCTATTCCGATAGAAGGTTTAAATAATATTAATGAGGCTAATTCGATAACGATAAATCCCCAAAAAATAATTGGCATAACAAAGACTTCTTCCTTGTTATTGGTTTCTAATATGAATACTCTAGTAAATACCTTCTCTACTGGGCTACCATACATATCATCTAAAAAAAATATTATAAACAGAGGAGAAATAGGAATACAAGGTTCAAGACCCGCAGAGGTTATAAAACTTTGGCTTGGGTTACGTTTTTTAGGACTGAATGGAATTGAAGATATATTAAAATCATCAATTCAAAGAAAAGATTATTTTATAAAAAATATTAGTAAAAATAAATTTGAAATATATTCTGGTCCTTTACATATTGTTTCATTTCTTCCAAAGGGACTTACAGCAAAAGATACAGATTTATGGACTCAAACTAAAGTCGATGAACTTATGAAAAATAATTTTATGCTTTCTAGGCCAATGTTTAAAGGAAAATATTATTTACGTGTCGTCATGGGCAACTACAATACAAAAGATTCTCATATTGAAGAACTTTTGAAATATTTAAATGCTTATCAATGA